The sequence CATCAAGAGAGGCATTTGGGGTAGAGATCTCTCGAGGATTTGATCGGCTCTACCTGTCTCTTATCTCGCATCCATGGCCATCTGCACTTGTTCCCTCATTGCCAGTGGGTTGGTGTTCTGAATGTCGAATCTAGGAAAAGTCAGCGCAAACATGTTGGCAATCTGGCTCGTGTGTGCGCTGATTGGTTGCAGATCTCGTAGAGTCGGTGCGATACCGTCCACTGCTGCTAGCACGAGCACAGGCGCAGTAATACAATGATGCAATTCGATCCGACCGAGACAGCATGTAAAATCTGCAATGTGAGTGGAATTTCACTGAGATTTTCGATTGGTCGATGCTACGAGCACGACTTGGTCTATACGAGTGTCTCTGTTTACACGAGGCGATCACTCTTGCcttcggcttcggcaaGGAATTGCTTGATGAAcgcctcctcgtcgctaGTTTCATCCGAGCAGATCGGAGCGTGAATCCAAGCATTGGAGCGTCAGTGCCGTTTCTGACAACACAGGTATCACGCGTCGGTGGTGTCGGTGGTGGTCGGGCTACTTacgagctggaagcatTGATAGGTGGGTCGTTGGCAGCCTTTGCGTCCGGCGAAGCGCCAGCGGCAGAAGCCTTGGCATCCTTGGATCCGCCCATCTGCGAAGCGGCGATCGCACCATACCCGCCCAAAACGGCGAGAGCGATGTACTCGTTGAGAATCTGACGGCCTGTTGTTCAACGCATTACCACAAAGCAGCACATTTCAAAAGAAATTACGGACGACAATGCCGAGTACATTATGTCTGGTGAGCATTGTGCTCCATCATGAGGACGATAGAGAGAATTGCCGATAGGAGAAAGCTTGTAGTCGATGGCCTTGACATGTCGATGCTTGTATCGGACACTACCACGATCAGCTGTTCATAGGGGTGTAAGTCGGAGGTGTCGCATACTCACCAGCAATTGTGTACGACATGATGTGAAGTTCAATACGACAGATGTGATGGTGGAGAATAATCTTGAGCTgaacgatgccgacgacgacaacgacaacaacaacagcagcagccgctttCAGGCACAGACACAGATATTCCAGCCTTgcgccattcgtgatttcgcGATGCGCTCTTCTCGATTTTCGCTTCCGAGACTTACCGCGCGGGCTGACTGGCTGACTGGCTGGCTTGCTTGGAGAATTTCACTGAAAGCAGAGGCACACAGCAGCATGCGATTCTGGCACGATCACGCACCAAGCTTTCTTGTTTTCGGCCGTTAGCCGCTCTTTTCACATTTCGCGTTTTAGTCGATGGAATGGTACTAATAAGCAATCTGACAACAAATATCGGACGTCGCAGAATCGGGAATCGGGAATCGGGAATGGGGTTTGGATCGGGAATGCGAGGCTGAGGCGTTAGCTTCATTTTTGTTGGTGATGCAAGGTATCCCAACGTTGCTTTGTCCCACACCATCAACTCTATCCCTTCCATTGCTCTAGCATCACCCTCCCCATCTCAGTATCTGAAAAAGTACCGCTGGCGGTAGTAGCCTAAACAGCACCACGCTTTTCTCCAGGTAGCGAGCGTTACCTGGTCAGCCGGCTGGCCCCTGTCTGGATTCCACACTTAGTTCAAACCAAAATGGATCGCTTCTCTtcgtcatcagcagctgcacaggCATGGcaaggcgatgctgctggtccATCAAACCTAGAAACACCCCAAATGGATCACACCGCACTCTTTTCTGCATCGACACCGACTTCGAGCACTCCTTCGCGACAGACGTTCCCGCGTCGACTGAGTCTGCTGCACAACGATGTTGCTTCGCCTGCTCGCGCTAGCACCGGCAGTGATGATGCAGCGCGAAAGGGTGCTAGGCGGCTCAGTCTGAGCAGCAACCAGACTGTCGTATCCGGTGCTGGTCCATCCAGCGCCACAGTGGAAACACCTAGAAGAACCAAACGATCCAGCATCTCGTACATCTCTTCACCTGCCACTGACGAGGGACACCTCAGCAGAACTCTGTCAAACTCTTCAGCTTCGGGTCGCACACGTACAGGCTCCATCAGTAGAGCCAATATTGCCTCTCGTCGCAACCCATCTGCTTCCCAAGCTACTAGCGTAACCGGAGACGCAACTAGCGACGCAGACGACTGGCTCATGAGCGAAGAAGATACCTCTTTCAGTTCTGCCACCAAATCCATGGCCGAACGCGATTCCGCCAAAGTCGAGGCGCTCTTCAACGACGTACGTGTATTCCCTCTTTCATTCCTTCTCCCACAGCATCACACATGGAATCCAGACTGACTCTTTTTCTGCTGATCGTTCGCTCCTCCAACGCCGCAACAGACCGGCTATCGAGAGGGCATCACAGCCGGAAAACTGAGCACGCTCCAAGCCGGCTTTGATCAGGGGTTCAACGAGGTAGGTGCTCCAATTGGCAATCAAGTTGGCCTTCTTAGAGGGCAAGTTGCTGCGCTACTCCTCCTCACCTCCCCCACCCTTCCCTCCCTCTCTCCCGTCGCCGCTACTGCTGCGAGAAAAGGAATCGTGCGAAACCGTGGTGCCAACagcggcgctgctgccgcgtCGCTGCCATTGCTGGTGAATCCTAGATTGCAAGAGGCGACGCTCCAATTGAAGCAGCTGGCGAACGAGCTGGATGCGGTCAAGTTGGCAGATTTGGCGGAACCGGATCATGAGGCTATCGAGCACGAGAGACTACATCAAGATGGAGCTCAAATCGGGGAGATGACAAGCGAAACGGAACGCGACCAGCTGCATAGGAAAAATTTATTGCGAGGGTTGGAGCAGCGATTGCTGTCGGTTCGCGAGATGTTGGGCCTTGGGCCAGTTCAGTTTTGAACCAGAAAGAGCGCCGGTTTCCTCCTTTCGGCTTCGAGGCAGTACGTCTTGTCCTTCCTCTTCTTTGCGCTTGGCTCTGACCCTACGTTGCTTGGATTGCCAAATTGGCCTTGACTGACATCTTCCTTTCTTGTCTCGACCTTTGCCCGTCATCCAACTACACTGCATCACAGACCTCGCACCGTGCATCACGACGAACGCTCAGCCTCAGTTCTGACGAATCGTCCTCCTCGCGCGACCTACTCCGCCTCATCGCCGAAAAAGAACGCCGTTGTTTCGAGCTCCGCGAAGAACTTGCCTCGGAAGAAGCGTCGCTCCAACAGCTACGTTCGACATGGCAACGAATGGCGACGAGAGAGTTAGCCTATTCTGCACCATCTCCCACCACCACGCTCTCGTCCCGACACCGTCGTGGTGAAGGAAGCACAGCTTCGAGTACTGGCGACGTCGCCATCGAAGCATGGAACACGTTGTCCTCTAAACTTCCGGGAAGCTTCAAATTGCAGCTCAACAATCTGCTGGAAAGCATCGCCAATGTTGACAATCCGCCTGCAGAGCCGATTGAGAAGCAAAGTGCTATGGCAACCAAGGCTTCGCCGGCGAACGTCGCCTCTTCGGCTGGTACGGATGCAGCGATGCTCCGTCCGACGTATGGCAGCGGTCTGGGCGTGTTGGAGGAAGAAGGGTCAGACGTTGGTAGTGCAGCTCTGTCACCTCGCTCACCGAGATCGCCAGTCAACTTGGGCGGAGGCATGCCTGAAAGCAACTCGACCAGTCCGAACTGCACCATCACCGCGTTGGGGACCGGTCGTGCAACCTGGCAACAGCCAGAGCTGCAACAGCCAGAACTGGCATCGTTGGCAGTGCAGGACAGTCAAGCGCTTGGATTCCACGTTGACTCGAACGGAATCGCGCATGCTTGCACTGCAGCTTCTGGCATTCGTCTCATCGACGCGGACGAAGAAATTGCGCCGTCTACACCGCCCAAATCGGAGGATAGCCAAAACACGAGCTGGACGTCACGTCGAACATCGGTACTGGGATCGCTGAGTTCGAGTTTGCAGTCTCGACTGCAATCTacctcgacgagcaccaACGGCAGCGAGGAAACTGCGACGTTTGCATCCATGTTCGCCAAACGGTTCAAAGAAGCGCGCGACAATGCATCGGACCTGCTTCGCGAAGCGGAACGCAAACTGGGCAATGCCATGGCCATGGACGAGTTTCTGAATGTCGCGTCTCCGGCGCATGCAAGCCAACGACCGAGATCGCCACAGATTacgctcgacgaagcgtcGACTGACACAATGTACCAACGGCAGGACGCGATAGCTGAGGATGGTTCGGCGTGGTACGCTGCAGCAGGAGGTCAGCCGCGCCGATCGAGTTGCTCTTCGCGCAACGACACGCTTTCGGCGCAAACCAGGGCTTGCGACTCTACACGAACAGATGGTATGGCAAGATTGAGTatctcgtcgtcttcctcgcACGGCTCGAGAGCCACAGGCGCCGGCATATACGCAAGCCCACATCTGAGCCCTGTAATCGGCGGCGCTCCAGGTGCAGCAGGCGTCTTCGGTATGCTGATGGGTAGTCAATCCGATCTAAACAGACGCGCGAGCGGCGACAGTTGGAGCTGGCGCGCcaatgatgacgacgacgaggactGGCAAGCAAGCGCTCACGATCGAAGCGGTGGAGCCGCCAAATTGACATGAAACGCAGGACCACGGTCAGACACAGCCGGCGCGCAGCAGAGCCGAACAGAGCACAGCTGATCTCAATGGATGCACACTTGctttcattcgtgatcgaGTCTGATGATGAGTGGACTGCAAATGAGAGATGCGCGATGAGGCAGAGCGGTGAGCTAGTTGAGCTGGTCGGGCTCGGGTTGGGCGTGAGCGGACATGCTTGGATGGAGGATCATCGGAGGTTGGATTTTGAGCCTGTTGTGCTTTCCGACGAGTgcgtcgagcaaggcgaggGCGAATTCGAACGTGGTGCCGGGGCCTCTAGAAGTGATGAGGTTATCGGCAACCACGACTCTGTCGTCCTTGTACGCGTAGTGTTGATCCAGACTCGACTTGACACTGGGATGGCTTGTGATAGCGCTGTCTCTTGCGATGGCTGCCGAGTGGATGGCTAGACTGCCGGCGCAGATGGCACCGACCACTTTGCCTTTAGCGTACATGGCGCCGACCAACGCCTGCACGTCCGCATTCGCCGAGATGGTTTCGACACCTTTGGCACCTCCCGGAATCACGATGCAGTCATACTCGAGCGCTTTGCCACCGCCAACGTCAGCCAGTTGCAGATCAGGCACGATCTTGACTCCCCGAGAACACGTCACGTACGCCACCGAGTGTGCACACGATGCATCACTCCATGTGCTTGACGATCCAACCAACAccgacctcgtcgtcaccgACCCGCGAACCAGAACGTCGTACGTAATCGTGAACTCGCTCTCTTCGGTCCCCTCGGCGATCAAGATCAATGCGGATGGCATCCTGTCTACTCGTGTCTTCCTTTTTGCGACTGTCAAGTGGAATGTTTTGGGTGAAAGAGAGAAACGAGAGCAGAGagcaaagagcaaagagcaaagagcaaagagcaaTAAGAGTGAGGCGTATGTTAGTTCGTGAAACGATCGACGTCACATCTCAAATCAGCGCGTCGTGCGTCTACGGTCGTCAGTGAAGGGCCATCCGCCTCGCGCAAAGATAAGATAGCGTGTCCAGCTATCGTCGGTGCGTCATCAAGAAGCCTGTTAGCCCACTTGAGACTCGAATCACCCCGTCTCACGTCTTGGACCGTTTCGAAGACTCGTGCGTGACTTTCCTTTCACATCTGCCGCCCGCACCGTTTTTTGCTACAAGGCGAATAAAtatccaatcacgaatcataactcacgactgtccagaatcacgaatcttgaaaATGCACCTAACCGTGTGGAGGTCGTAGGTTCGTGCTTGACGCTTTGGAGAaatagtcacgagtgttgagCCGTCATCCGGCCGGaaagattcgtgatttgtgatttctTGAAGCTGAGTCgccgtgattcacgattgacgattcgtgattgacgatggGTATTCCAAGTCGTAACTCTGACTGCAACAACCGTGAACTTGTGGTAACGTCGAAGCCCAACGCGACACGCCGTTTGCCATCCGACATCCATCAGGCGCCACCGAGCTGTGCAGTTGCTTTCTCACCTTCTCGATTGTCGCTCTCACTCGGTACAACCCATCGTCGATTCGGCCGCCCATCAGCGCAGCACGTTTGCGCGGCCAAACGAGTGTAAAGGCACAAGACACGCAGCGCTCACAACCATGGCTTCGACAAGCGCAAACAAGCAGCTCTACTACGAGCTGTACAGGCGGTCTTCGTAAGTTTGACCACCTCTCCGTAACGCGTTGATCAACGCTCAAGCTTTGGCTCGGCTCGACCCTGTAGCTGATCTTGTCGCCGATGCTTCCTGATTTTGTCTTTTTGACTTGTCTACGTAcgcgcagcatcggcatGCAACTCACCGATGCACTAGACGAACTTATCCAGTCCGGACACATCAATCCGGTGCTCGCCATGCGTGTTCTCAACGAGTTCGACAAAGCCATCGCTACCAACCTCGCCAAAAATGTCAAGGCGAAAAGTCAACTCAAGGTGCGTTTGCTGCCATCCGCTCTTGCGTGCTCGCTTCACTCTGCTGACATACTCCTCGATGCTTTTCTCCTGCACCATCACCGTGTGCGATCGACGTCACTTTTCGCGCTCGATCAGGGCCACCTCAAAGACTACCGTCTCTGCGAAGAAGTCTGGACGTTCAGAGTTCGTAATGCGACGCTCAAACTCGACAATGCCGAGATCTTGGATgtcgacaaggtcaagatCGTCGCTTGCAAAATGGCAGATAGTACCACCAAGTGATTACCATCGAGTCCCAAGCCGCTTAGTATTGTCTTTTTCTCCTTGTTACACTTGCGTCTCGTTggtcaatcgtgaatcccaCAGCATCGTCCTGGTCTGTATTTGTATGCTCGCTCAATCTCATACCTTTTTCCTCGGCGATAAGACGTGACGGTGCTGAAACGGTCTCGGGTGTGCAGAGACGCTGGGCGAGGCTGATGCAAGCACCTCACAGTGTCTCAGCACGGTCCGGCTGAGGCCGTGTTTTGCTCGGAAGCGTGGTGCGTTTTTCGATCGGGAATCTGCGCCCGATCGATGCCACGATGCCAGCCACCGGCCGGCGGGCCGAGCAAAAAGTGGATGGATGCAATCTGCATACAGACGTGGCATTTTCGGCTTCTAAGAAACACGTCAAAGAAGGAGGCAAGCGAGGCAAGCGCGGCCGATATGTTGAATGCTCGACGTGTGGAATGTCGTCTACATGGCTTTGCGTCgcagtggtgagtggtgagtcaaattcacgattcacgatggttGAAAATCGCGGCGCCTGGTTTGTGAACTCGAAACCGACAAATTTGGGATGCGTAGTTGGATGATCATAGTCAACGAGTATACGGCGCATCGTTGTGCATGTTGGCCTTGTGTTGGCCGCTTGATTGTGGCGTGATGCGGCGAGGAACAGGAGCACGATCCGTGATGGTGCTTGCAGCGTAGCTCGTGATTGGCTCACCCCGAATCGCGAAAGCGCCGCGCTCTTGCACGCAGCATACGAAGCAGCGTAGCTGGCGCGCCAGGAATGTGCGCTTGCGTTCAACGCAGAATCGCGCTTCCGCTATTttgcacgattcgtgagtcgcACCTTGACGTCGGGAATGCACACCGCATACACTTTCGACGCGGCTCGAATTGTTTGGTGACGCCTGTCAAGTATCGCTCGCTAAAACGCACTTCGCATTTACGTGTGCATTCATCGGCTCGCGTCACGGCGaagcgattcacgattcatgcTGGACGATGGACGATGGACGATGGACGATTCATGCTGGACGATGGACGATGGACGATGGACGATGGACGGCTGCGTATccagagtcgtgagtatcAACGTTGCTGTTTGTGCTTTGCACATGTATGGCGCACATTCCGCGCACTCGATCGTGTTGCGCGCTGAGATCCGGTCGAGTGGGCGCAGCGCATGCGCTGGTTCTAGCTTTCCAACCACCACCCTCGCCGCACGCAGACATTGTTCGCTTGCTACACTGCACTCTCGTGCAACGTGCGACGTGCGTGGCCGTGGCCGCGGGCGCGATGTgcgtgttgttgttgttaTTGTTTGGCTCGTGTGGCGTCACACCACTGCACAGTGTTGTTCTCCCTGACTCGAACCGAGACACGAACACGAATCATCCAGGATTAGCATCTTGCACCTTGGCTTTTGCTGTTGACGCTCGTCGTGGATTGGTCGCCCTGCGCCTTCTGTATAGCTACGTAGCGTAATCCATTGAGCCATGAGACTGTAGAGTGTTGATTCACGCCTCAACGTGGTTGTTTCTCTTCCATCATCTTTCACTGACTGTCTCTATCTCTTagcttgctcgacatctCTATCATTATCATTATCTTGGCATAGCGCAACTATCTGCATACGCTCCACATCGACCATACCGTCCTAACCTCATTGATACTCTCGCATTCGATCCGACCGATCCGACCTCTGATGCAGTGATACTCGAACTCTATCGTTGTCTAGGTCAACTTGCGAGCAAATCTGTATCTAGCTGCGAGAAAGCACGTTGTTTGTCGTTTGCATCACCACCACGGCAGCTGTGCACCATGCCGCGCATTCCGGTTCGAGTGGAGCCGTACAGTTCGCCTTCACGTCAACATCGTCATTACAAGAACAAGCGCGATCAGGTGCTGCGCGCTCTGGGAAAGGCAGCGTACATCAACGGCTCGCACTTTGCCATCATGTGGGTTTCCGCACGCGGCGACGTCGAGACGTACGCCAGCGAGGCGTTGCAAACGCGCCTCGACGATTGGTTTGTCAAAGGCGGCATCGCTGATGAGGCGAGGCAGCTCGTGAAGAATTCAGCACGTCCAGGCGCTCCTGCATCGACCGACGTTCAGGTATTTGAAGATTCCGATGACGAAGTAGACGAGCCACAAGAGGGCGAGGATGCCAATGTGTTTTTGGACACTTCTGCCAGCCAACATGACGCCGAGAGTTGCCATGCTAAAGCGAAACCAAAACGTGGCGCTTTGGCTCCGTTGAATACAACGATTGCCAACCAGTCGTTCTTGAGAAGCAGAGCTTCGTGGCCTACTCAGCCTTGGTCGCAAGACGATCAGCTCGCAGCGCCCAAATCCGCGCCTCTTTTCCCTTGCTCGACGCTAGCCACATTTGCGCAATCGCGCCGTAACGAGAACGACGCCCCACGAACATCAACACCGATTGTATCGGCTTCAGCGCGCATGCTTTCGCGCAACAGCATATCCACTTGCTCAGCGTCCACATCCTCGCTTCAAGGCTCGCCACCAACCGTCGAGATCACACTCGCCAATGCCGCTGCACGAACCGCGTTTCTCGAGCTGCGTTTCGGCCAGCTCCAACAGGGCGTCTGCAAAACCGTCGCGAAAGCGTGGATCAAAATCATCGAGCCGAAAAAGCAAACGCGCTGCCCATACAACAAGGGCGAAGCCGGAAAACCTGACTGGTGGCCCGAAGGCGTCCGCCACAAGGAGCCAGACCACCTCATGAAACCGGAACGTCACCTTTTGCTACTCACCATCCTGCGATCGCccaaggtcaaggtggCACGCCTGCAGCTTGCCACcgccgaggtggtggcgCTCATCAAGGCGGACAAGgtgagcttgttgatggATGTATATCGGATTGCGAGGGAGGAGGAAAAACTAAGGGAGAGCGGCGGCGATGCGCAAGCCGAGCCGATAAGCGTCGGAGTGAGCACCCTGGATGGCTGGTGCAA is a genomic window of Mycosarcoma maydis chromosome 10, whole genome shotgun sequence containing:
- a CDS encoding putative transcription initiation factor iia gamma chain — encoded protein: MASTSANKQLYYELYRRSSIGMQLTDALDELIQSGHINPVLAMRVLNEFDKAIATNLAKNVKAKSQLKGHLKDYRLCEEVWTFRVRNATLKLDNAEILDVDKVKIVACKMADSTTK